ATCAACCAATCAGCTATATCTTCATTTTCCTCCTGCGAATAAGAACAGGTTGAGTATAAAAGAATGCCATCAGTTTTAAGGCAATCCATCGCTTCGGCCAGAATGCGTTGTTGGCGTTCACTACAAAGCTTTACATTAGCTTCTGACCACTCATCTATAGCTCCGCTATCTTTACGAAACATTCCGGAGCCTGAGCAGGGTGCATCAATCATTACCAAATCAAAATAACCGGGCAATCTCTTAAAAGCACTGGGATCATTATTCGTAATTACGACGTTGGAATTTCCCCAACGAATCATGTTCTCCATCAGAATAGGCACCCGAGTTTTTATAATTTCGTTTGCCACTAACAGACTCTGTGGATGGAGATAACTATTCAAAAGAGTCGTTTTCCCTCCGGGTGCAGCACATAGATCCAGCGCTTTAAGCGGTTTATCATTAAGCTTCAAATATTGAATAATATGCGCAATAAACATAGATGATGCATCCTGAGAATAATAGCAGCCTGCATGATATAGCGGATCTAAAGTAAAAGAAGGTCTTTCTTCAAGATAAAACCCACGATCACACCATGGGATCGGTTCTGCATGAGCAAATGGAGCTTCTGTTATTTTTCTTTCATTTATGCGGATTGAACTCTGCCTTTCTCCCTTCTCGTGAACATCAATGAAAGCTTGCTCATCAAACAATGGATTCGCTCCTAATTTGCGGATTAAGGAATTGGGCAGAATATTACTCATCTTGATTATCTTATATAAGCAGTAAAGTTAATCATTCTCAAAAAAAGTGCAGAACATAATTACAAAAGTGACATCAGTAATAAATCATTACCTTTGCAATAGAAATAATGATATGAAAGATTTTAAAAAATATTTTATAATACCCGCAAGTCCTGATGAAGTATATCTGGCACTTACAACAGAGATTACCGCACGCTTATGGACAGGCGACGAAGCATCCATAGATCCTGTAGAAGGTGGAGAATTTTCTATGTGGGATGGAGCAATCGTTGGAAAATTCATCAGTTTAGAGCCTGGTAAAAAGATTGTACAGCAATGGTACTTTGGCGAGCAGGAAGAACCTTCTATTGTTACCCTAAAACTACATGAACATAAAAAAGGGACATCACTGGAAGTTAATCACATCCATATTCCTGACGAGGCATTTGACGATATTGCAGATGGCTGGAGTAATCCGTATATGGCTTCATTAATCGAATTTTACGAAGAAGATTAATATAAAGGCCTAGCGCCATAAA
The Sphingobacterium spiritivorum genome window above contains:
- a CDS encoding SRPBCC domain-containing protein — translated: MKDFKKYFIIPASPDEVYLALTTEITARLWTGDEASIDPVEGGEFSMWDGAIVGKFISLEPGKKIVQQWYFGEQEEPSIVTLKLHEHKKGTSLEVNHIHIPDEAFDDIADGWSNPYMASLIEFYEED
- a CDS encoding methyltransferase RsmF C-terminal domain-like protein; the encoded protein is MSNILPNSLIRKLGANPLFDEQAFIDVHEKGERQSSIRINERKITEAPFAHAEPIPWCDRGFYLEERPSFTLDPLYHAGCYYSQDASSMFIAHIIQYLKLNDKPLKALDLCAAPGGKTTLLNSYLHPQSLLVANEIIKTRVPILMENMIRWGNSNVVITNNDPSAFKRLPGYFDLVMIDAPCSGSGMFRKDSGAIDEWSEANVKLCSERQQRILAEAMDCLKTDGILLYSTCSYSQEENEDIADWLIKEYGLKSIQIPIPEEWGIEETKSDVTASYGYRFYPHKVKGEGFFITAFIKTEFQETFNRKKIKPEKSDVPNAIIEHWLNNAATHMAFLHHDNIHIFPKDYELDLKILQNVLYLKNAGTNIGKLAGKELIPAHGLALSIAIKTNIPTLELTLEEAQDYLRKENINPEHNLKNGWTLVTYKNIRLGWIKILANRINNYYPKESRIAYL